In a single window of the Alteriqipengyuania lutimaris genome:
- a CDS encoding autotransporter outer membrane beta-barrel domain-containing protein: MYRYLLAGTALAALASPLAAQTTIDAKRTQTVRTSQLKNGAGDHVKVTKNGSVELTSGSAIVVDSDHDVTSEGKIVVTNADGASGIETTGDRQANIVNSGTITIDETYTPTDVDKDKDLDGPFAVGTDRAGIRVRGDLTGNIVNSGKIAVEGNDSAGIRVAGAINAKVVHDGETSVLGDRSVGIELNDVTGDVRLAGTVAAVGEDAVAARFAGDLGGTLVVQGAIGSTGYRSTTAPGDTSKLDADDLLQGGSAILVEGDVAKGIRFAVAPADANKDDPDEDKDGIEDAKEGNAKITSYGAAPAVVIGAGDRDIAIGALPATGTGFGIIVDGSIAGAGVYSGVEGNGMLLGGRGGNVAIAGGVAVNGSVSATSKDRDATALRFGAGATTPELRNAGSIAATSAGGEGIDTTALSIDAGATLPYVRNSGEIKATASNAAGAATAIVDRSGTLRLVENSGQISATGAKAGTGRNIAIDLTSVVAGAVVRQTVVGSGVTAPGIKGDILFGSGADRLELLDGTGTGDVSFGAGVDRMVLSGDAAFSGKANFGGQADELSLAGTSSFTGQADFASGAGLIALSDKALFKGGLIASENVAVTLDGGTLDLTSPATIASLAVGKSGVVVATLSKDPAVGSGLTVTGNASFADGAKLKLRLTDIAKAEGSYTVIEAGSLSGAGDLESDAALVPFMYDAALAVDQAAGLVSVDIDRKATDELGLNRAQTSAYDALYSALSEDEDVAGVFLGITEGDAFKAAVAQTLPDHAGGAFDGLSLGMRTFARRLATPQGPFKSDRKLNVVVDFAGWDSSKDEGETAQYDLDGLGFSGGAELTTGLGTLGATATWLWNRHDTLAENSLVSNSYEGAAYWRGTWGAFSGFARGSYSFADFKGARYFDGMNGEDAVSRTIEGEWSGNAASFIGGASLETGSQFFFFRPSVTIDYIRLSEDGYVETGGGDALDLTVEERTSDELAINAGSAVGFDLLGMRRGDDNWLRIEVEGGWREILSGELGATTARFGDGDAFTLTPDARTSGWFARLRGVGGDAFYTIAGELSAEERNEQIGYALRASLRFSM, translated from the coding sequence TATCGCTATCTGCTCGCCGGGACCGCCCTCGCAGCCCTTGCATCGCCGCTGGCGGCGCAGACCACCATCGACGCCAAGCGGACCCAGACGGTGCGCACCTCGCAGCTCAAGAACGGCGCGGGCGACCACGTCAAGGTGACGAAGAACGGCTCGGTCGAACTGACGAGCGGGTCGGCGATCGTGGTCGACAGCGATCACGATGTGACCAGCGAGGGCAAGATCGTGGTCACCAACGCCGACGGGGCGAGCGGGATCGAGACCACGGGCGACCGGCAGGCGAACATCGTCAACAGCGGTACGATCACGATCGACGAGACCTATACGCCGACCGATGTCGACAAGGACAAGGATCTCGACGGCCCCTTCGCGGTGGGCACGGATCGCGCGGGCATCCGTGTACGCGGCGACCTGACCGGCAACATCGTCAATTCGGGCAAGATCGCTGTCGAAGGCAATGATTCGGCGGGCATCCGCGTGGCGGGGGCGATCAACGCCAAGGTCGTCCATGATGGCGAGACGAGCGTTCTGGGCGACCGCAGCGTCGGGATCGAACTGAACGACGTGACGGGCGACGTCCGGCTGGCCGGAACGGTCGCCGCCGTGGGCGAGGATGCGGTCGCTGCACGCTTCGCGGGCGATCTGGGAGGTACGCTGGTGGTGCAGGGCGCCATCGGGTCGACCGGCTACCGCTCGACCACCGCGCCGGGCGATACGAGCAAGCTCGACGCCGACGATCTCCTCCAGGGCGGCAGCGCGATCCTCGTCGAAGGCGACGTCGCCAAGGGCATCCGCTTCGCCGTGGCACCCGCCGACGCGAACAAGGACGATCCCGACGAGGACAAGGACGGGATCGAGGATGCCAAGGAAGGCAACGCCAAGATCACCAGCTACGGCGCCGCCCCGGCGGTCGTCATCGGAGCTGGCGACCGGGACATCGCGATCGGCGCGCTCCCAGCAACCGGGACCGGTTTCGGGATCATCGTCGACGGATCGATCGCGGGCGCCGGCGTCTATTCCGGGGTCGAGGGCAACGGCATGCTCCTTGGCGGTCGTGGCGGGAATGTCGCGATTGCGGGCGGCGTTGCCGTCAACGGATCGGTTTCCGCCACCTCGAAGGACCGCGACGCCACCGCGCTGCGGTTCGGCGCGGGCGCGACGACGCCCGAACTGCGCAACGCGGGCAGCATCGCGGCGACGAGCGCCGGTGGCGAGGGCATCGATACGACCGCGCTTTCCATCGATGCGGGCGCGACCCTCCCCTATGTTCGCAACAGCGGCGAGATCAAGGCGACCGCTTCCAACGCGGCGGGCGCCGCCACCGCGATCGTCGATCGCAGCGGCACGCTTCGCCTGGTGGAAAACAGCGGACAGATCAGCGCAACCGGCGCCAAGGCAGGCACGGGCCGCAACATCGCGATCGACCTCACCAGCGTGGTTGCCGGCGCGGTCGTGCGCCAGACGGTCGTAGGATCGGGCGTCACCGCGCCCGGTATCAAGGGCGATATCCTGTTCGGCAGCGGTGCCGACCGGCTAGAGCTGCTCGACGGGACGGGGACCGGCGACGTGTCCTTCGGCGCGGGTGTCGATCGCATGGTGCTGTCGGGCGATGCCGCTTTCTCCGGCAAGGCGAATTTCGGTGGTCAGGCCGACGAACTGAGCCTCGCGGGCACGTCGAGCTTCACGGGGCAGGCCGATTTCGCCAGCGGTGCCGGCCTGATCGCGCTGAGTGACAAGGCGCTCTTCAAGGGCGGTCTTATCGCCAGCGAGAACGTGGCGGTCACGCTCGATGGCGGCACGCTCGATCTGACCTCTCCCGCCACCATCGCCAGCCTTGCCGTCGGCAAGTCCGGCGTCGTCGTCGCGACGCTGAGCAAGGATCCCGCTGTCGGAAGCGGCCTTACCGTCACCGGCAACGCGAGTTTCGCCGACGGCGCGAAGCTGAAGCTGCGGCTGACCGACATCGCGAAGGCCGAAGGCTCCTACACCGTCATCGAGGCGGGCTCGCTGAGCGGCGCGGGCGATCTGGAATCGGACGCCGCCCTGGTGCCCTTCATGTACGACGCAGCGCTTGCCGTGGATCAGGCTGCCGGACTCGTCAGTGTCGACATCGACCGCAAGGCGACCGACGAACTGGGCCTCAACCGCGCACAGACGAGCGCCTACGATGCGCTCTACAGCGCATTGTCCGAAGATGAGGACGTGGCGGGCGTGTTCCTCGGCATTACCGAAGGGGATGCGTTCAAGGCGGCGGTGGCACAGACGCTGCCGGACCACGCCGGTGGCGCGTTCGACGGGCTGAGCCTGGGCATGCGCACCTTCGCGCGGCGCCTCGCCACGCCCCAAGGGCCTTTCAAGAGCGATCGCAAGCTCAATGTCGTGGTCGATTTCGCAGGCTGGGATTCCTCGAAGGACGAAGGCGAGACCGCGCAGTACGATCTCGACGGCCTCGGCTTTTCGGGCGGTGCCGAACTCACGACGGGCCTCGGCACGCTGGGTGCGACCGCGACTTGGTTGTGGAACCGGCACGACACGCTCGCGGAGAACAGCCTGGTCTCGAATTCCTATGAAGGCGCGGCCTACTGGCGCGGCACCTGGGGCGCGTTCTCCGGCTTCGCGCGTGGCTCCTACAGCTTCGCGGACTTCAAGGGCGCGCGCTATTTCGACGGCATGAACGGCGAAGACGCAGTCTCGCGCACGATCGAGGGTGAATGGTCGGGCAACGCCGCGAGCTTCATCGGGGGCGCCTCGCTCGAAACCGGGTCGCAGTTCTTCTTCTTCCGGCCATCGGTGACGATCGACTATATCCGCCTGAGCGAGGACGGATATGTCGAGACCGGCGGCGGCGACGCGCTCGACCTCACGGTCGAGGAGCGCACGAGCGACGAACTCGCGATCAATGCCGGCAGTGCCGTGGGCTTCGACCTGCTCGGCATGCGTCGCGGCGACGACAACTGGCTGCGGATCGAGGTCGAAGGCGGCTGGCGCGAGATTCTCTCGGGCGAACTGGGGGCGACGACCGCACGCTTCGGCGATGGCGATGCCTTCACCCTGACGCCGGACGCACGCACCAGCGGCTGGTTCGCGCGGCTGCGCGGCGTCGGCGGCGATGCCTTCTATACGATCGCTGGCGAGCTTTCGGCCGAGGAGCGCAACGAGCAGATCGGTTACGCGCTGCGGGCTTCGCTCCGGTTCTCGATGTAG
- the dgcA gene encoding N-acetyl-D-Glu racemase DgcA → MAGAGTTLCARHESLPLARPFRISRGVKTAAEVVTVSIGRDGKVGRGEGVPYPRYGESVESALAAIEAQRGHIEAGASRHDLLDLMPAGAARNALDCALWDLEARLTGQSVFAELGLAEPLSPIPTALTIGLDTPAAMRDAARALAGAPLVKVKVDASDPAAQLRAVREAAPDPRLIVDPNESWSMKEVEGLQDLMIDLRIDLLEQPLPAGEDSALDGFASSIPVAADESIHTSGDLDDLASGYGVVNVKLDKAGGLTGALQLIEQARQRELGIMIGCMISSSLSIAPALALAADSAFADLDGPLWLLEDHSEGISCDRGMLHPPREGFWGAAN, encoded by the coding sequence ATGGCGGGAGCTGGCACCACCCTTTGCGCTCGCCACGAAAGCCTTCCGCTCGCGCGGCCCTTCCGCATTTCGCGCGGGGTGAAGACCGCCGCCGAAGTGGTGACGGTTTCGATCGGTCGCGACGGAAAGGTCGGGCGCGGCGAGGGAGTACCCTACCCGCGCTATGGCGAGAGCGTGGAGAGCGCGCTTGCCGCGATCGAAGCGCAGAGGGGGCATATCGAAGCCGGAGCGAGCAGACACGATCTGCTCGATCTGATGCCGGCTGGCGCGGCGCGAAATGCACTCGATTGCGCGCTGTGGGATCTGGAGGCGCGGCTGACGGGCCAGAGTGTGTTCGCAGAGCTGGGTCTCGCAGAGCCGCTGTCGCCGATCCCCACCGCTCTCACCATCGGGCTCGACACGCCTGCCGCGATGCGGGATGCCGCGCGCGCATTGGCGGGAGCACCGCTTGTAAAGGTCAAGGTCGATGCTAGCGATCCCGCCGCGCAATTGCGCGCCGTGCGCGAAGCCGCACCCGATCCGCGCCTGATCGTGGATCCGAACGAAAGCTGGTCGATGAAAGAGGTCGAGGGGCTACAGGACCTGATGATCGACCTGCGCATCGACCTGCTGGAACAGCCTTTGCCCGCAGGTGAGGACAGTGCGCTCGACGGCTTCGCATCCTCGATTCCGGTCGCCGCCGACGAATCGATCCACACGTCCGGCGATCTCGACGATCTGGCGAGCGGATACGGAGTGGTGAACGTGAAGCTCGACAAGGCGGGCGGGCTCACCGGAGCGCTCCAGCTGATCGAACAGGCTCGCCAGCGTGAGCTGGGGATCATGATCGGGTGCATGATAAGCTCCTCGCTCTCGATCGCCCCAGCCCTGGCTTTGGCTGCGGATAGTGCTTTCGCCGATCTGGACGGACCATTGTGGCTGCTAGAAGACCACAGCGAAGGTATTTCCTGCGATCGGGGCATGCTGCATCCACCGCGCGAAGGCTTCTGGGGCGCAGCGAATTAA
- a CDS encoding amino acid permease: protein MAFNWRIKPLDAILATAEKKSLHRSLGALQLTLFGIGCIIGTGIFVLTAAGAQKAGPGLMLAFLIAGAICVVAALCYAEIAAMIPVSGSAYTYTYSVMGELLAWTVGWALVLEYAVAASAVSVGWSGYFSGTILNQFFGVELPPWLAGGPLSLGGIEGGLINLPAVVIALLVTWLLMIGTSESARVNAVLVAIKVTALTVFIVLTLPQAELDRFNPMLPAGVFGGLGSGMGAVGAAATIFFAYVGFDAVSTAAEETKNPQRNVPIGLIGSLAFCTLFYILVAAGAIGTIGGQPIMGPDGIPFPAGSEQLAVQCALPQFADRLVCSDEALAHVLREIGYSGIGNLLGIAAFVALPSVILILLFAQTRIFFVMSRDGLLPEVLSRIHPKWKTPHIVTAITGAVVAFAAAFLPVGQLADIANAGTLYAFFMVALAVMLLRRTEPDRLRSFRTPALWFVGPATMAGTLFLFVNLPGKAMLVLPVWGAIGLAIYGLYGYRKSHLGRGHVEVHEPELGAIEPTVPGVDPVG from the coding sequence ATGGCGTTTAATTGGCGTATCAAGCCGCTCGATGCGATCCTTGCAACGGCGGAAAAGAAATCCCTGCACCGCTCGCTCGGGGCGCTCCAACTCACCCTTTTCGGCATCGGCTGCATCATCGGCACGGGGATCTTCGTACTGACCGCGGCAGGCGCGCAGAAGGCAGGCCCCGGCCTGATGCTGGCGTTCCTGATCGCAGGTGCGATCTGCGTCGTCGCAGCCCTGTGCTATGCCGAGATCGCGGCGATGATCCCGGTCTCGGGGTCCGCCTATACCTACACCTATTCTGTGATGGGCGAGCTGCTCGCGTGGACGGTCGGCTGGGCCCTGGTGCTCGAATACGCGGTCGCGGCGAGCGCGGTTTCGGTCGGCTGGTCGGGCTATTTCAGCGGGACGATCCTGAACCAGTTCTTCGGAGTCGAGCTGCCCCCATGGCTCGCCGGCGGGCCGCTGAGCCTCGGCGGGATCGAGGGCGGTCTGATCAATCTGCCCGCCGTGGTGATCGCGCTGCTGGTCACCTGGCTGCTGATGATCGGCACCAGCGAAAGCGCGCGGGTCAACGCCGTGCTCGTGGCGATCAAGGTCACCGCGCTAACGGTCTTCATCGTGCTCACGCTGCCCCAGGCCGAGCTCGACAGGTTCAATCCCATGCTGCCCGCAGGCGTGTTCGGCGGATTGGGATCGGGCATGGGTGCGGTCGGCGCGGCGGCGACGATCTTCTTCGCCTACGTGGGCTTCGATGCGGTTTCGACCGCGGCCGAGGAAACCAAGAACCCGCAGCGCAACGTGCCGATCGGGCTGATCGGCAGCCTCGCCTTCTGCACGCTGTTCTACATCCTCGTCGCGGCGGGCGCGATCGGCACCATCGGCGGCCAGCCGATCATGGGGCCGGACGGCATTCCCTTCCCTGCGGGCTCGGAACAGCTCGCGGTGCAGTGTGCGCTGCCGCAATTCGCGGACCGGCTGGTCTGTTCAGACGAGGCGCTGGCGCATGTTCTGCGCGAGATCGGCTATTCGGGAATCGGCAACCTGCTGGGCATCGCCGCCTTCGTCGCGCTGCCGTCGGTGATCCTGATCCTGCTCTTCGCGCAGACGCGCATCTTCTTCGTGATGAGCCGCGACGGCCTGCTGCCCGAGGTGCTCTCGCGCATCCATCCGAAGTGGAAGACGCCGCATATCGTCACCGCGATCACCGGCGCGGTGGTCGCTTTCGCCGCCGCCTTCCTGCCGGTGGGGCAGTTGGCCGACATCGCCAACGCGGGCACACTCTACGCCTTCTTCATGGTCGCGCTCGCCGTCATGCTGCTGCGGCGGACCGAGCCGGATCGTCTGCGCAGCTTCCGAACGCCCGCGCTATGGTTCGTCGGGCCCGCGACGATGGCGGGGACGCTGTTCCTGTTCGTGAACCTGCCCGGTAAGGCGATGCTCGTGCTGCCTGTTTGGGGTGCCATCGGCCTCGCGATCTACGGGCTCTATGGCTATCGCAAGAGCCATCTGGGTCGCGGACACGTCGAAGTGCACGAGCCGGAGCTGGGCGCGATCGAGCCGACGGTTCCCGGCGTCGATCCCGTCGGCTGA
- a CDS encoding dicarboxylate/amino acid:cation symporter, whose protein sequence is MTWLRRWQALALWRRVVVGLIAGIALGLLAPSASAYIAFLGDLFVRLIRMLVVPIVFISLASGVTALADPRRLGAVGARTIALFAATTFCAVAIGMAAGLVIQPGLGAAIGNGEAFALGEPVPVYDQLMGIVPINVVEALVAGDMLAIIFFAIAFGVATVLAGEEGYPVANLLQSAARILFRLVALVMEFTPYGVFALIAVAVAQNGIAVFTNIGWLALCVAIGVGVQIALIHVPLLIFVARRQIGAFYRAAIDALAVAFATASSAATLPVALRVAIEKMQIDRGVASTVLPIGASIGKDGTAMYVGLLSVFSLQALGVTPDLAMLSIVLLTGALAAFGTAPIPSASLFMLAAVLASVGVSTAQTALIIGFVLPFDRLLDMTRTVASASANLTVTASVDKWERRDDLVQ, encoded by the coding sequence ATGACCTGGCTGCGGCGGTGGCAGGCGCTGGCATTGTGGCGCCGCGTCGTGGTCGGTCTGATTGCGGGGATCGCTCTGGGTCTGCTAGCACCATCGGCAAGCGCCTATATCGCCTTCCTCGGGGATCTGTTCGTGCGGCTGATCCGAATGCTGGTGGTCCCCATCGTCTTCATCAGCCTTGCCTCTGGCGTCACCGCACTAGCCGATCCGCGCAGGCTGGGCGCGGTCGGTGCGCGTACGATCGCCCTGTTCGCGGCCACCACCTTCTGCGCAGTCGCGATCGGGATGGCGGCGGGCCTCGTCATCCAGCCCGGCCTGGGCGCGGCGATCGGAAACGGGGAGGCGTTTGCTCTGGGCGAGCCTGTGCCGGTCTACGATCAGTTGATGGGCATCGTCCCTATTAACGTGGTCGAGGCTCTGGTGGCGGGTGACATGCTCGCAATCATCTTCTTCGCCATCGCATTCGGTGTCGCCACCGTATTGGCAGGCGAGGAAGGATATCCGGTCGCAAACCTGCTGCAATCGGCTGCTCGCATTCTGTTTCGGCTGGTCGCGCTGGTGATGGAATTCACGCCCTATGGCGTTTTCGCGCTGATAGCCGTTGCAGTGGCTCAGAACGGAATTGCGGTCTTCACCAATATCGGATGGCTGGCTCTTTGTGTGGCGATCGGGGTCGGAGTGCAGATCGCGCTGATCCACGTTCCACTGCTCATTTTCGTCGCAAGGCGGCAGATCGGGGCGTTCTATCGTGCGGCGATCGACGCGCTTGCCGTCGCCTTCGCCACGGCATCGTCGGCTGCAACTCTGCCCGTCGCATTGCGGGTGGCCATCGAGAAAATGCAGATCGATCGCGGCGTTGCCTCGACCGTTCTTCCGATCGGCGCGAGTATCGGCAAGGACGGCACGGCGATGTATGTCGGGCTGCTGAGCGTCTTCAGCCTACAGGCGCTGGGCGTGACACCGGACCTCGCGATGCTGAGCATCGTTCTGCTCACCGGAGCCCTCGCGGCCTTCGGGACCGCGCCCATTCCCTCGGCCTCGTTGTTCATGCTTGCCGCCGTTCTCGCCTCGGTCGGCGTTTCGACAGCTCAGACAGCTTTGATAATCGGGTTCGTACTGCCCTTCGATCGGCTGCTCGATATGACCCGCACCGTCGCGAGCGCAAGTGCCAATCTGACCGTGACCGCATCAGTCGATAAGTGGGAAAGGCGAGACGATCTGGTTCAATAA